The following are encoded together in the Gadus chalcogrammus isolate NIFS_2021 chromosome 2, NIFS_Gcha_1.0, whole genome shotgun sequence genome:
- the LOC130374415 gene encoding gap junction delta-4 protein-like: MGMLDAVLVAISHNISFVGKTWWLLMVGLRLIVVLLAGFTLFSDEQERFVCNTIQPGCSNVCFNLLAPVSLFRLWLLHIVLLSLPYLMFATHIAHRLLWDPNSGAGYMAINRHGSQGSPCSTPEISQFLLLHHHHHHHHLPGQDPPPCVRPVPSFHYAYLLVVTVHILMEAAFVAGHVLFFGFFIPRSFLCYEAPCTSGVQCYVSRPTEKTLMLDFMLGLACLSVVLSLVDLVAGTRRALRRRRRATSVSEAMGKGEQSSVSSNASGAGDLNLLLNKRTANGFESDIQATPSSSTDSVPNVAAALKGEADGKAGKLTDEKGLPWQHSGNGKIGFLTNPKAMPLPFVVHNQQKPPELASLDGSLAPRLENFTPADTRKQGQLASMESTSTSRQNSTPSEGPDKRAWV, from the exons ATGGGCATGCTGGATGCAGTCCTTGTTGCCATAAGCCACAACATCTCCTTTGTGG GTAAAACCTGGTGGCTACTAATGGTAGGCCTACGTCTTATTGTGGTCCTGCTGGCCGGCTTCACCCTCTTCAGTGATGAGCAGGAGCGCTTCGTCTGCAACACCATCCAGCCGGGTTGCTCCAACGTCTGCTTCAACCTGTTGGCGCCCGTTTCCCTGTTCCGCCTCTGGCTGCTCCACATCGTCCTCCTGTCTCTGCCGTACCTCATGTTCGCCACACACATCGCGCACAGGCTCCTGTGGGATCCCAACTCTGGAGCGGGCTACATGGCGATAAACCGCCATGGGAGTCAGGGAAGCCCTTGCTCCACGCCAGAGATTTCCCAGTTCCtccttcttcatcatcatcatcatcatcatcatcttcctgGGCAGGACCCCCCCCCGTGCGTGCGGCCCGTGCCGAGCTTCCACTATGCCTACCTGCTGGTCGTGACCGTGCACATCCTGATGGAGGCGGCCTTCGTGGCGGGTCACGTCCTGTTCTTCGGGTTCTTCATCCCAAGAAGCTTCCTGTGCTACGAGGCCCCGTGCACGTCGGGCGTGCAGTGCTACGTCTCCCGGCCCACAGAGAAGACGCTGATGCTCGACTTCATGCTGGGCCTGGCCTGTCTGTCAGTGGTGCTGAGCCTGGTGGACCTTGTGGCCGGCACACGCCGGGCTCTGAGGCGGCGGAGGAGAGCGACGTCTGTGTCGGAGGCGATGGGCAAAGGAGAGCAGAGCAGCGTGTCCTCCAACGCGAGTGGTGCAGGAGACCTCAACCTCCTCTTGAACAAGAGGACGGCCAACGGGTTTGAGAGCGACATCCAAGCCACGCCTAGCTCCTCTACAGACAGTGTGCCTAATGTCGCCGCCGCGCTGAAGGGCGAGGCAGACGGTAAGGCTGGCAAGCTGACCGACGAGAAGGGCTTGCCGTGGCAACACAGTGGCAACGGAAAGATCGGGTTCTTGACGAATCCAAAAGCCATGCCGCTGCCCTTCGTCGTCCACAACCAGCAGAAACCTCCAGAGTTGGCTTCCCTGGACGGCAGCCTAGCACCGAGGCTGGAGAACTTCACCCCGGCTGACACTAGGAAACAGGGCCAGCTAGCCTCAATGGAGTCCACCTCTACCTCCAGGCAGAACTCTACCCCCAGTGAGGGTCCTGACAAGAGGGCTTGGGTTTAG